ACCCGGCTTAGTGCCGCTAGGGACGACTACGGCCGATTTGAGTGCAACCTCCGTACCAAACGAGTTATCATCCAATTAATTGAAAATAAGCCTGTTAGCTCGGTGCGTTGCCGACGGAATATGACTTTTGAGAGTTTCCCCAGGGATTGCATATGGAAATCCGTAGACATTCCGCTGGGCGGATATGAGAATCGGTATGACTTGGGCAGGGCAAGTCTGCGCAGGCTTCGCCCCCGGCTCGGGCGGCATGTATCCTTGCTGCTTCGGTGCGGCGCAACCTGAAACTCGTTTTGGCGTACGACGGCAGCGATTTCCGTGGCTGGCAGGTGCAGCCGGGATTGCCCACGGTGCAGGGCACTCTGGCCGAGGCCCTGCGACGTATCACCGGCTGCGGGGAATTGCCCCAGGGCTCCGGCCGCACTGACGCCGGCGTCCATGCGCTGGCGCAGGTGGCCTCCTGCGCGATTGACTCGCCCATCCCCTTGGCCAACCTGATGAGCGCGCTCAACGACGTGCTGCCGCCGGCGGTGCGCGTGCTGGAGATCGCGGAAGCGCCGCCTGACTTCCATGCCCGCGCTTCGGCCCGCGCCAAGACCTACTGCTACCGCATCTTCCGCGGCCCCATGTGCCCGCCGTTCCTGGCGCGCTACGTCTACCACCATCCCTATCCTCTGGACGAAGGCTGCATGGCGGCGCTCGCCGGGTTGGCCGTGGGCGAACATGACTTCACCTCCTTCGCTGCCGTGGACCCGGAGCGCGGCCGCGAGGAGGAGCCTGTCTCCAACGTGCGCACCATCCTCTCCTCCGCCTGGGAGCGCCGGGACGAGGAGCTGGTCTACAGCGTGCGC
Above is a window of Terriglobales bacterium DNA encoding:
- the truA gene encoding tRNA pseudouridine(38-40) synthase TruA, which encodes MRRNLKLVLAYDGSDFRGWQVQPGLPTVQGTLAEALRRITGCGELPQGSGRTDAGVHALAQVASCAIDSPIPLANLMSALNDVLPPAVRVLEIAEAPPDFHARASARAKTYCYRIFRGPMCPPFLARYVYHHPYPLDEGCMAALAGLAVGEHDFTSFAAVDPERGREEEPVSNVRTILSSAWERRDEELVYSVRGSGFLHHMVRNLVGTFLLAGKGTVDERGLRRILELKDRSAAGPTAPACGLYLVSVEY